From a single Natronorubrum tibetense GA33 genomic region:
- a CDS encoding thioredoxin family protein — MTVTLKDFYADWCGPCKTQDPILEELEDDWEGRFEVEKVNVDEQQDIANEYQVRSLPTLIIENDDEIVERFVGVTQRDDIEDALESAGA, encoded by the coding sequence ATGACTGTCACACTGAAGGACTTCTACGCAGACTGGTGTGGCCCCTGCAAGACCCAGGATCCAATCCTCGAGGAGCTCGAGGACGACTGGGAGGGCCGATTCGAAGTCGAAAAAGTAAACGTGGACGAGCAACAGGATATCGCCAACGAGTACCAGGTACGCTCCCTGCCGACGCTCATTATCGAAAACGACGACGAGATCGTCGAGCGCTTCGTCGGCGTCACACAGCGCGACGACATCGAAGACGCCCTCGAATCCGCGGGCGCGTAA